In Nicotiana tabacum cultivar K326 chromosome 17, ASM71507v2, whole genome shotgun sequence, one DNA window encodes the following:
- the LOC107797624 gene encoding probable prolyl 4-hydroxylase 9 (The RefSeq protein has 6 substitutions compared to this genomic sequence) yields MKSRGRFGWWSVRLPSVFLLCLFFFLLGFFGSALFSHQDVPSVRPRPRFLESVYQEDFDPLPIGETGEHSLISIPFQVLSWFPRALYFPNFASIEQCQSIIKMAKANMEPSSLALRTGETEETTKGIRTSSGTFISASEDKTGILDLIEEKIAKATMIPKTHGEAFNVLRYEIGQRYQSHYDAFDPAQYGPQKSQRAASFLLYLSDVEEGGETVFPYENGQNMDASYDFSKCIGLKVKPRRGDGLLFYSLFPNGTIDLTSLHGSCPVIRGEKWVATKWIRNQDQDD; encoded by the exons ATGAAGAGCAGAGGTAGATTTGGATGGTGGAGCCTCAGATTGCCTTCCGTATTTCTCCTAtgtctcttcttcttccttctcgGGTTCTTCGGCTCTGCTCTCTTCTCTCATCAg GATGTATCTAGTGTGCGGCCAAGACCGAGGTTTCTAGAATCAGTGTATAAGGAGGACTTTGATCCGTTGCCCATTGGTGAGACTGGAGAGCATTCCCTAACTTCCATTCCCTTTCAG GTTTTAAGCTGGTTCCCACGTGCATTATACTTTCCCAATTTTGCATCTATAGAACAATGCCAAAGCATAATTAAGATGGCAAAGGAAAATATGGAACCATCATCCTTGGCTCTTCGCACAGGAGAAACAGAAGAGACCACCAAAGGAATTAGAACAAG TTCTGGCACTTTTATTAGTGCATCTGAAGACAAAACTGGAATCTTGGATCTAATTGAAGAGAAAATTGCAAAGGCGACAATCATCCCCAAGACACATGGAGAG GCATTTAATGTTTTGCGGTATGAAATTGGCCAGAGATATCAGTCACATTATGATGCTTTTGATCCTGCTCAATATGGCCCTCAGAAGAGCCAAAGA GCCGCTTCCTTCTTATTATATTTATCTGATGTTGAAGAAGGTGGGGAAACTGTGTTCCCGTATGAG AACGGGCAGAACATGGATGCTAGTTATGATTTTAGCAAGTGTATTGGTTTGAAAGTGAAGCCACGCAGAGGGGATGGACTTCTATTCTACTCACTGTTTCCAAATGGTACAATTGATCTG ACATCACTTCATGGTAGCTGTCCAGTAATCAGAGGAGAAAAATGGGTGGCCACCAAGTGGATCAGGAATCAAGATCAGGATGATTAA
- the LOC107797624 gene encoding putative prolyl 4-hydroxylase 9 isoform X2 — protein sequence MNITKRLLAVANESYSIRITFRIEGFGMAYSECLFCFRRTKARVFLIVKGNFLPANRSIEKMKSRGRFGWWSLRLPSVFLLCLFFFLLGFFGSALFSHQDVSSVRPRPRFLESVYKEDFDPLPIGETGEHSLTSIPFQVLSWFPRALYFPNFASIEQCQSIIKMAKENMEPSSLALRTGETEETTKGIRTSSGTFISASEDKTGILDLIEEKIAKATIIPKTHGEAFNVLRYEIGQRYQSHYDAFDPAQYGPQKSQRAASFLLYLSDVEEGGETVFPYENGQNMDASYDFSKCIGLKVKPRRGDGLLFYSLFPNGTIDLTSLHGSCPVIRGEKWVATKWIRNQDQDD from the exons ATGAATATAACAAAACGATTGCTG GCTGTAGCTAATGAATCCTACAGCATACGGATTACTTTCAGGATTGAGGGTTTTGGTATGGCATACAGCGAATGCCTTTTTTG tttcagaaGGACAAAAGCCCGAGTTTTTTTAATAGTGAAAGGAAACTTTCTCCCGGCGAATCGATCCATTGAGAAAATGAAGAGCAGAGGTAGATTTGGATGGTGGAGCCTCAGATTGCCTTCCGTATTTCTCCTAtgtctcttcttcttccttctcgGGTTCTTCGGCTCTGCTCTCTTCTCTCATCAg GATGTATCTAGTGTGCGGCCAAGACCGAGGTTTCTAGAATCAGTGTATAAGGAGGACTTTGATCCGTTGCCCATTGGTGAGACTGGAGAGCATTCCCTAACTTCCATTCCCTTTCAG GTTTTAAGCTGGTTCCCACGTGCATTATACTTTCCCAATTTTGCATCTATAGAACAATGCCAAAGCATAATTAAGATGGCAAAGGAAAATATGGAACCATCATCCTTGGCTCTTCGCACAGGAGAAACAGAAGAGACCACCAAAGGAATTAGAACAAG TTCTGGCACTTTTATTAGTGCATCTGAAGACAAAACTGGAATCTTGGATCTAATTGAAGAGAAAATTGCAAAGGCGACAATCATCCCCAAGACACATGGAGAG GCATTTAATGTTTTGCGGTATGAAATTGGCCAGAGATATCAGTCACATTATGATGCTTTTGATCCTGCTCAATATGGCCCTCAGAAGAGCCAAAGA GCCGCTTCCTTCTTATTATATTTATCTGATGTTGAAGAAGGTGGGGAAACTGTGTTCCCGTATGAG AACGGGCAGAACATGGATGCTAGTTATGATTTTAGCAAGTGTATTGGTTTGAAAGTGAAGCCACGCAGAGGGGATGGACTTCTATTCTACTCACTGTTTCCAAATGGTACAATTGATCTG ACATCACTTCATGGTAGCTGTCCAGTAATCAGAGGAGAAAAATGGGTGGCCACCAAGTGGATCAGGAATCAAGATCAGGATGATTAA
- the LOC142171863 gene encoding uncharacterized protein LOC142171863, protein MGIRQRRPALSENRGRWMQINQKRYQKPRQHYSMRTNSMLEQEEIDRETAKWKHALIMYVVGNLPTITAVVRFIASNWIYIAKSKVYYHNEGFFRIKFGSIADRDEVLFPGPHTMNNKPVIVKIWEADFDFNKEVLRTIPLWIKMPNLPLSYWSMDSLSRICSVLGCPVYADECNTNVDRVSYARMLIEIDVTKFLLDSIKARDPMGKEAWVVMGDYNAIRHYDDKIKGNPVQEHEVADFKRFMVDTNMVELKTTGRRYAWTNNHVLSKIDWVLVNSEWMTTWTHVEATTLDPYFSDHTLLAIEIGGRGFKWARPFRFFNHLAQHPDFLSLVNNRWNCVQQVRGMEVELAEEEKELKQQLKKWVLIEESILKQKSRVKWLQLGDANNAYFYACMKNMTAHNQIRRLITIDGNIAQTEKEVEVEVVKFYQKLLGVAVDILPTIQLDVLDEGHKLTRDQQLKLIKPVSREEVYNVVEDIDDRKAPGCDGFNSHFFKKNWQVVGEEIIYAVMDFFHTSNMFKPINCTSVTLVPKVKNPLTIKEFRPISCCIVLYKIISRILTKRLQLVMLFLIDQSQAAFMRGRIVSDNIILSHELIKGYGRKGIFPRCMIKIDMQKAYDSVEWIYIEQMLHGLHFPIKFTNWIMSCLMVVSYSIIINSKPSRPFAAKRGLRQGDPMSPYLFVIVMEYLSMVLNQLTKNPAFKFHPKCAKNKITQLGFADDLLLFCKGDKESVQLIYNCFKTFSEASGLIANPTKSSVYCGGVNPVLQQ, encoded by the exons atgggaataaggcaGAGGAGGCCGGCGCTAAGCGAAAACAGAGGGAGATGGATGCAGATCAACCAAAAGAGGTACCAAAAACCTAGGCAACACTATTCAATGAGAACAAATTCAATGCTAGAG CAAGAGGAGATTGACAGAGAAACAGCAAAATGGAAACATGCTCTAATTATGTATGTAGTTGGGAATTTACCTACTATTACAGCAGTGGTGAGGTTTATTGCAAGTAATTGGATCTATATTGCAAAATCCAAAGTCTACTATCACAATGAAGGCTTCTTCCGCATAAAGTTTGGGAGCATAGCTGATAGAGATGAGGTTCTCTTCCCTGGTCCTCACACAATGAATAATAAGCCAGTTATTGTTAAGATATGGGAGGCTGATTTTGACTTCAACAAGGAGGTGCTCAGAACGATTCCCCTGTGGATTAAGATGCCCAATCTTCCACTTAGTTACTGGAGTATGGATTCATTAAGCAGGATATGCAGTGTGTTGGGATGTCCAGTTTATGCAGATGAATGCAATACGAATGTTGATAGGGTCTCCTATGCAAGGATGCTTATTGAAATAGATGTTACAAAGTTTTTACTAGACTCCATTAAAGCAAGAGATCCTATGGGGAAG GAGGCCTGGGTTGTCATGGGAGACTATAATGCTATAAGGCACTATGATGACAAAATCAAGGGGAATCCTGTGCAGGAACATGAGGTGGCCGATTTCAAGAGATTTATGGTGGACACTAATATGGTGGAGCTTAAAACAACAGGAAGAAGATATGCATGGACTAATAACCATGTACTTAGCAAGATTGATTGGGTGCTTGTCAATAGTGAATGGATGACTACTTGGACACATGTGGAAGCTACAACCCTAGATCCTTATTTTTCAGATCACACTCTTCTAGCTATAGAAATAGGAGGGAGAGGATTCAAATGGGCTAGACCATTCAGATTCTTCAATCATTTGGCACAACATCCTGATTTTCTCTCATTGGTGAATAACCGGTGGAATTGTGTACAACAAGTGCGGGGGATGGAA GTAGAACTAGCTGAGGAGGAGAAGGAAttgaaacaacaattgaaaaaatGGGTGCTAATTGAAGAAAGCATTCTTAAGCAAAAATCAAGAGTGAAATGGCTACAATTAGGGGATGCTAATAATGCCTATTTCTATGCTTGCATGAAGAATATGACTGCTCATAACCAAATAAGAAGACTCATCACCATAGATGGTAATATAGCACAGACTGAGAAAGAAGTGGAGGTAGAAGTTGTCAAATTCTATCAAAAGCTACTTGGGGTTGCAGTTGATATATTACCAACAATTCAACTGGATGTACTTGATGAAGGACATAAGCTGACCAGAGATCAACAATTGAAATTGATAAAACCAGTCTCTAGGGAGGAGGTATACAATGTAGTTGAGGACATTGATGACCGGAAGGCTCCTGGATGTGATGGTTTCAACTCACATTTCTTCAAGAAAAACTGGCAGGTAGTAGGAGAAGAAATCATCTATGCTGTTATGGATTTCTTTCACACAAGCAatatgtttaaacctatcaactGCACATCAGTAACACTTGTACCTAAGGTGAAGAACCCTCTAACAATAAAAGAGTTTAGGCCCATCTCTTGTTGTATTGTGCTATATAAAATCATCTCGAGGATCCTCACCAAGAGACTACAACTGGTAATGCTTTTTTTGATTGACCAAAGCCAAGCAGCCTTTATGCGAGGCAGAATCGTAAGTGATAATATCATCTTAAGCCATGAACTCATAAAAGGGTATGGAAGAAAAGGTATTTTTCCTAGATGTATGATTAAAATTGACATGCAGAAGGCGTATGACTCGGTGGAATGGATCTATATTGAGCAAATGTTGCATGGGCTACACTTTCCTATTAAATTTACCAATTGGATTATGAGCTGTTTAATGGTAGTCTCTTATTCAATCATTATTAATAGCAAGCCTAGTAGGCCATTCGCTGCTAAGAGGGGTCTAAGGCAAGGGGACCCTATGTCACCTTACCTGTTTGTGATTGTGATGGAATACCTGAGTATGGTGCTAAACCAATTGACAAAGAACCCTGCCTTCAAATTCCATCCTAAGTGTGCCAAGAATAAGATTACTCAGCTAGGATTTGCGGATGATCTTCTGCTGTTTTGCAAGGGTGACAAAGAGTCTGTACAGTTGATATACAATTGTTTCAAGACTTTCTCTGAGGCATCAGGACTTATTGCAAATCCAACCAAAAGCTCAGTTTATTGTGGAGGAGTCAATCCAGTATTACAGCAATAA
- the LOC107797623 gene encoding uncharacterized protein LOC107797623 produces the protein MLKGKTHLRGEITVSATVFHNSLISEMKFFIRKTSTLHYHLHHQFLLCTISPQSNYMTPHSISPLNKYYPNFVTKRWLSTGTESTQSEFSGLNAYELLGVSETSSFAEIKDSFRKLAKETHPDLLPHSTPNSSSTSKQFVDILAAYEILSDSEKRAHYDQYLSARKTLVHVHSRQGSKMCMYESYSTSIKEMEVVEWLKWYRQTVNDILAEKRVVSGSGYFDALERDFYSALHLAFYGPEIESDLLPECFEAEERSVYETAEVLHLVFGRDLFGMVCLAKNVSELSHASMEKLTSFTPGLCHSIENIPMKMHPETAHTGSDQRQLRSSNYPTSDAYRSLELHVGRRLVAVATRVPPRSRSNGIQNEGFDDCIHVYLNSDEVQRFSKSNFIDFGLKSAVPLGMITGLGTSPEEGSCDVYDNNGLKTHVIMKHRTLLVRHMHWYQLGEEVSTCECRCRRARLPPSKFWLFEPRCGMHDIGGWYVETFGRDKKGRNVLSQRYWDGLGANDHFEKRLHPAMYLLALAYRTLDIEDSRRSKQRMKDLVESNVSRILSWCKRLVH, from the exons ATGTTAAAAGGGAAAACTCATTTGCGAGGGGAAATAACTGTCAGTGCCACCGTCTTCCACAACTCCTTAATCTCAGAAATGAAATTCTTCATCAGAAAAACCTCTACTCTTCActatcatcttcatcatcaattTCTGCTTTGTACAATTTCACCTCAATCAAATTATATGACTCCACACTCTATCTCTCCGCTAAACAAATATTATCCCAATTTTGTTACAAAGCGGTGGCTCAGTACAGGGACCGAGTCGACTCAGTCCGAGTTTTCCGGACTCAACGCTTACGAGCTATTAGGTGTGTCAGAAACAAGCTCTTTTGCTGAAATCAAAGACTCTTTTCGTAAATTGGCTAAGGAGACTCACCCTGACCTCCTCCCTCATTCCACGCCCAATTCCTCCTCTACTTCCAAGCAATTCGTTGACATACTTGCTGCTTATGAG ATTCTATCCGATTCTGAGAAGAGAGCGCATTATGACCAGTACCTCTCAGCTCGAAAAACACTTGTTCATGTGCATTCTAGACAAGGTTCGAAAATGTGCATGTATGAATCATATAGCACATCAATCAAGGAGATGGAAGTTGTTGAATGGTTAAAGTGGTATAGACAAACAGTAAATGACATATTGGCTGAAAAAAGGGTAGTATCTGGATCAGGCTATTTTGATGCACTGGAAAGAGATTTCTACTCAGCATTACATTTAGCATTCTACGGCCCTGAGATTGAGTCAGATCTCCTTCCTGAGTGTTTTGAAGCTGAGGAGAGATCAGTATATGAAACAGCTGAGGTTCTGCACCTGGTGTTCGGGCGAGATCTTTTTGGGATGGTCTGTTTAGCCAAAAATGTATCCGAACTGTCACATGCTTCTATGGAAAAACTAACTTCCTTTACGCCGGGCTTGTGTCATTCCATTGAGAATATCCCCATGAAAATGCATCCGGAGACGGCTCATACTGGTTCTGATCAAAGGCAATTGAGAAGTTCTAATTACCCTACATCAGATGCATACAGAAGCTTGGAATTGCATGTTGGAAGGAGGCTTGTTGCTGTGGCCACAAGAGTTCCACCTAGGAGTAGATCTAATGGGATACAGAATGAGGGTTTTGATGACTGCATTCATGTTTACCTCAATTCAGATGAAGTCCAAAGATTTTCTAAAAGTAACTTTATAGATTTCGGATTGAAATCTGCCGTTCCACTGGGAATGATAACAGGGTTGGGGACCAGTCCTGAAGAAGGTTCTTGCGATGTTTATGACAACAATGGTCTAAAAACCCATGTGATTATGAAGCATCGAACATTGCTG GTAAGACACATGCACTGGTATCAATTAGGAGAAGAAGTATCAACCTGTGAGTGCAGATGCCGGAGAGCTAGGCTACCTCCGAGCAA ATTTTGGCTATTTGAACCTCGATGTGGCATGCATGACATTGGAGGTTGGTATGTGGAGACGTTTGGCAGAGATAAGAAAGGTCGAAATGTGCTATCTCAGAGGTATTGGGATGGCTTAGGGGCAAATGATCACTTTGAGAA GAGACTGCATCCAGCAATGTACTTGCTTGCCCTTGCCTACAGGACTCTAGATATTGAAGATTCAAGGAGAAGTAAACAGAGAATGAAGGATCTTGTGGAATCAAACGTATCTAGAATTCTCAGCTGGTGCAAGAGACTAGTACACTGA
- the LOC107797624 gene encoding putative prolyl 4-hydroxylase 9 isoform X1 yields MNITKRLLAVANESYSIRITFRIEGFGMAYSECLFCFSFRRTKARVFLIVKGNFLPANRSIEKMKSRGRFGWWSLRLPSVFLLCLFFFLLGFFGSALFSHQDVSSVRPRPRFLESVYKEDFDPLPIGETGEHSLTSIPFQVLSWFPRALYFPNFASIEQCQSIIKMAKENMEPSSLALRTGETEETTKGIRTSSGTFISASEDKTGILDLIEEKIAKATIIPKTHGEAFNVLRYEIGQRYQSHYDAFDPAQYGPQKSQRAASFLLYLSDVEEGGETVFPYENGQNMDASYDFSKCIGLKVKPRRGDGLLFYSLFPNGTIDLTSLHGSCPVIRGEKWVATKWIRNQDQDD; encoded by the exons ATGAATATAACAAAACGATTGCTG GCTGTAGCTAATGAATCCTACAGCATACGGATTACTTTCAGGATTGAGGGTTTTGGTATGGCATACAGCGAATGCCTTTTTTG tttcagtttcagaaGGACAAAAGCCCGAGTTTTTTTAATAGTGAAAGGAAACTTTCTCCCGGCGAATCGATCCATTGAGAAAATGAAGAGCAGAGGTAGATTTGGATGGTGGAGCCTCAGATTGCCTTCCGTATTTCTCCTAtgtctcttcttcttccttctcgGGTTCTTCGGCTCTGCTCTCTTCTCTCATCAg GATGTATCTAGTGTGCGGCCAAGACCGAGGTTTCTAGAATCAGTGTATAAGGAGGACTTTGATCCGTTGCCCATTGGTGAGACTGGAGAGCATTCCCTAACTTCCATTCCCTTTCAG GTTTTAAGCTGGTTCCCACGTGCATTATACTTTCCCAATTTTGCATCTATAGAACAATGCCAAAGCATAATTAAGATGGCAAAGGAAAATATGGAACCATCATCCTTGGCTCTTCGCACAGGAGAAACAGAAGAGACCACCAAAGGAATTAGAACAAG TTCTGGCACTTTTATTAGTGCATCTGAAGACAAAACTGGAATCTTGGATCTAATTGAAGAGAAAATTGCAAAGGCGACAATCATCCCCAAGACACATGGAGAG GCATTTAATGTTTTGCGGTATGAAATTGGCCAGAGATATCAGTCACATTATGATGCTTTTGATCCTGCTCAATATGGCCCTCAGAAGAGCCAAAGA GCCGCTTCCTTCTTATTATATTTATCTGATGTTGAAGAAGGTGGGGAAACTGTGTTCCCGTATGAG AACGGGCAGAACATGGATGCTAGTTATGATTTTAGCAAGTGTATTGGTTTGAAAGTGAAGCCACGCAGAGGGGATGGACTTCTATTCTACTCACTGTTTCCAAATGGTACAATTGATCTG ACATCACTTCATGGTAGCTGTCCAGTAATCAGAGGAGAAAAATGGGTGGCCACCAAGTGGATCAGGAATCAAGATCAGGATGATTAA